One genomic region from Drosophila busckii strain San Diego stock center, stock number 13000-0081.31 chromosome 3R, ASM1175060v1, whole genome shotgun sequence encodes:
- the LOC108601722 gene encoding methylthioribose-1-phosphate isomerase: protein MSLQSIKYQRGSLEILDQLLLPVLSKYVPVRGVEDGWKVINKMQVRGAPAIAIVGCLSLAVEIHPEEFETKKSLRQEIEGKLNYLVSARPTAVNMKISADELIALSNELAKDDTVSVADMKQRFLHATEAMLEKDIADNRAIGANGAKTILEHVAETAGSAGASAVRVLTHCNTGSLATAGYGTALGVVRHLAELGKLEHVYCTETRPYNQGARLTAYELVHEKLPATLVLDSMVAALLRVKNIAAVVVGADRVAANGDTANKIGTYQIAVVAKHHGVPFYVAAPLTSIDLQIPSGDHIIIEVRPDREMTHVGEHRIAAPGISCWNPAFDVTPAALITGIITERGVFRPEVLKAEITALQS from the exons ATGAGCctgcaatcaattaaatatcaGCGTGGCAGCTTGGAGATTCTcgatcagctgctgctgcctgtgctgTCCAAGTACGTGCCCGTTCGCGGCGTTGAGGATGGCTGGAAGGTCATCAACAAGATGCAG GTGCGTGGCGCGCCCGCCATTGCAATTGTAGGCTGCCTGTCGCTGGCCGTTGAGATTCACCCGGAGGAGTTTGAGACCAAGAAGTCGCTGCGTCAGGAAATTGAGGGCAAACTCAATTATTTGGTCTCAGCACGCCCCACCGCAGTCAATATGAAAATTTCCGCCGACGAGCTAATTGCGCTGTCCAACGAGCTGGCCAAGGATGACACAGTCTCTGTGGCAGACATGAAGCAAAG ATTCCTGCACGCCACCGAAGCCATGCTGGAAAAAGACATTGCCGACAACCGAGCCATAGGCGCCAACGGTGCCAAAACCATACTTGAGCACGTGGCCGAGACAGCCGGCTCAGCGGGAGCAAGTGCCGTACGTGTGCTAACCCACTGCAATACAGGCTCGCTGGCCACGGCCGGCTATGGCACAGCGCTGGGTGTAGTGCGCCATCTGGCTGAGCTTGGCAAGTTGG AGCACGTCTATTGCACGGAGACACGCCCCTACAATCAAGGTGCACGCCTTACCGCCTACGAGCTGGTGCATGAGAAGCTGCCTGCCACATTAGTGCTGGATAGCATGGTGGCCGCGCTGCTGCGTGTCAAGAACATTGCCGCCGTTGTAGTTGGTGCAGATCGG GTTGCTGCCAATGGGGATACAGCGAATAAAATTGGCACCTATCAAATCGCTGTGGTGGCCAAGCACCATGGGGTGCCCTTCTATGTGGCTGCGCCGCTCACCTCGATCGACTTGCAAATACCCAGCGGCGATCACATTATCATCGAGGTGCGTCCGGATCGCGAGATGACACATGTGGGCGAGCATCGCATTGCAGCGCCAGGCATCAGTTGCTGGAATCCTGCGTTCGATGTGACGCCAGCTGCTCTCATCACGGGCATCATCACAGAGCGTGGCGTGTTCAGGCCTGAAGTGCTAAAAGCTGAGATTACCGCGCTCCAGTCATAA
- the LOC108602436 gene encoding isochorismatase domain-containing protein 1 yields MSSKAAHSLYRLRANQTLFMLCDIQEKFKPAIPLFDALVENTKKLLEAGKILNMPLLVTEQYPERLGSTVCELDVSHACAKVSKTKFSMYVPPVQKKMQEIFGGKPKTAVLFGLETHVCIEQTAFDLTNNAINVWLVADCCASRLKQDRDLALQRLRDIGCMICTTESVIFNMLEDKNHDSFKDIAALVKKVSADLKI; encoded by the exons atgagcagcaaagcagcgcataGCCTTTATCGCTTACGTGCCAAtcaaactttatttatgctgtGCGATATACAGGAAAAATTCAAGCCTGCCATACCACTGTTCGATGCGCTAgttgaaaatacaaaaaaattg CTGGAGGCTGGCAAGATATTAAACATGCCACTGCTGGTAACGGAACAGTATCCAGAGCGACTTGGCAGCACTGTTTGTGAGCTGGATGTGAGCCACGCCTGTGCCAAAGTGTCCAAGACCAAGTTCAGCATGTACGTGCCGCCTGTGCAGAAGAAGATGCAGGAGATATTTGGTGGCAAACCGAAGACAGCAGTGCTCTTTGGCCTGGAGACACATGTGTGCATTGAGCAAACGGCCTTTGACCTTACCAACAATGCCATCAACGTTTGGCTGGTGGCCGACTGTTGTGCCTCACGCCTAAAGCAGGACAGAGACTTGGCCTTGCAGCGCCTGCGGGACATTGGCTGCATGATCTGCACTACAGAGAGCGTCATATTCAATATGCTGGAGGATAAAAACCACGATTCCTTTAAGGACATAGCAGCGCTGGTGAAGAAAGTGTCGGCTGATTTGAAAATTTGA
- the LOC108603236 gene encoding G protein-coupled receptor kinase 2: MELENIVANTVYLKAREGGSDSNKGKSKKWRKILQFPHISQCIHLKDKLDISYGYVIDQQPIGRELFRQFCENKRPVYFRYISFLDQVVKYEIEFIVNRIFIGHDIGRRFLNIEPPHELRNGDGNEDDDGLDAETREELLLNCSNANPIETAETEHCNNTTANNCNNINNSNHKRLQQQQQQLPSHDSSHHNHNGENAPMALNGAGDGDEGVECEDSQDAAADKGGGGGGGGDGVVTAMGSGSRIGFGTDELVLDVLNDDLIAQVRNKLNSGGKDIFAHCMKAVKAFLAGEPFREFENSMYFHRYLQWKWLEDQPITYKTFRMYRVLGKGGFGEVCACQVRATGKMYACKKLEKKRIKKRKGESMVLIEKQILQKINSPFVVNLAYAYETKDALCLVLTIMNGGDLKFHIYNMGGDPGFELERARFYAAEVACGLSHLHKQGIVYRDCKPENILLDDHGHVRISDLGLAVEIPEGDMVRGRVGTVGYMAPEVIDNEKYAFSPDWFSFGCLLYEMIEGQAPFRMRKEKVKREEVDRRVKEDAEKYSSKFSDEAKSMCQQLLAKSIKQRLGCRNGRMGAQDVMAHPFFQSTQLNWRRLEAGMLEPPFVPDPHAVYAKDVLDIEQFSTVKGVNIDESDTNFYTKFNTGSVSISWQNEMMETECFRELNVFGPDECPTPDLLINAVPEPDKAGCFPFRRKKKQPARTQPIPIPEHLLTTSHSVSSTTVES, encoded by the exons ATGGAATTAGAGAATATTGTGGCCAATACGGTCTACTTGAAAGCAAGAGAAG GTGGCTCGGATAGCAATAAAGGAAAGAGTAAAAAATGGCGCAAAATCTTACAATTTCCACACATATCGCAGTGCATCCACCTGAAAGACAAATTAG ATATAAGCTATGGCTACGTGATAGACCAACAGCCTATTGGTCGTGAGCTTTTTCGCCAGTTCTGTGAGAACAAGCGGCCCGTTTACTTTCGCTACATTAGCTTTCTGGATCAGGTGGTCAA ATATGAGATTGAGTTTATTGTGAATCGCATATTCATTGGTCATGATATTGGTCGACGTTTCCTGAACATTGAGCCGCCGCATGAGCTGCGCAATGGTGACGGCAATGAGGATGACGACGGTCTGGATGCGGAGACGCGAGAAGAACTGCTGCTCAACTGCAGCAATGCCAATCCAATTGAAACAGCTGAGACTGAACATTGCAACAATACCACcgccaacaattgcaacaacatcaacaatagCAATCACAAGaggctacagcagcagcagcagcagctgccgtcACACGACAGCTCCCACCACAACCACAATGGCGAGAATGCGCCCATGGCGCTCAACGGTGCTGGCGATGGTGATGAGGGCGTTGAATGCGAAGACAGCCAGGACGCAGCTGCTGATaagggcggcggcggcggtggcggcggcgacggAGTAGTCACTGCTATGGGTTCGGGCTCTCGCATAGGCTTTGGCACTGATGAACTGGTGCTGGATGTGCTCAACGATGATCTCATTGCACAAGTGCGCAACAAACTGAACAGCGGCGGCAAGGACATATTTGCCCACTGTATGAAGGCTGTCAAGGCATTCCTCGCAGGCGAACCGTTCCGAGAGTTTGAAAACTCCATGTACTTTCATCG CTATTTGCAGTGGAAATGGCTGGAGGACCAGCCCATCACATACAAAACATTTCGCATGTACCGGGTGCTCGGCAAGGGTGGCTTCGGCGAGGTCTGCGCCTGTCAG gtgCGTGCCACTGGTAAAATGTATGCGTGCAAAAAGCTGGAGAagaagcgcataaaaaaacgCAAGGGCGAGTCTATGGTGCTCATCGAGAAGCAGATACTGCAAAAAATCAACTCGCCCTTTGTTGTCAATCTGGCCTATGCATACGAGACAAAGGATGCACTCTGCCTGGTGCTGACCATAATGAACG GTGGCGACTTGAAATTCCATATTTATAATATGGGCGGCGATCCAGGCTTTGAGCTCGAGCGCGCTCGCTTCTATGCGGCGGAGGTGGCCTGCGGACTGAGCCATTTGCACAAACAGGGCATTGTCTATAGAGACTGCAAGCCGGAGAATATACTGCTGGATGATCACGGTCATGTGCGCATCTCGGATCTGGGACTGGCTGTGGAAATACCAGAGGGTGACATGGTGCGCGGACGCGTCGGCACCGTGG GTTACATGGCGCCGGAGGTGATTGATAATGAGAAGTACGCTTTCTCGCCGGATTGGTTTAGCTTTGGCTGTCTGCTCTACGAAATGATCGAGGGTCAGGCACCATTCCGCATGCGCAAGGAGAAAGTGAAGCGCGAGGAGGTGGACAGACGTGTTAAG GAAGATGCCGAAAAGTATTCGAGCAAGTTTAGTGATGAAGCCAAATCAATGTGCCAACAGCTATTAGCTAAATCAATAAAGCAGCGACTGGGCTGCCGCAACGGACGCATGGGTGCACAGGATGTGATGGCGCATCCATTTTTCCAGTCGACGCAACTCAACTGGCGCCGCTTGGAGGCCGGCATGCTGGAGCCGCCCTTTGTGCCAGAC CCGCACGCCGTTTACGCCAAAGATGTGCTCGATATTGAACAATTCTCAACGGTGAAGGGTGTCAATATCGATGAGTCAGATACCAATTTCTATACGAAATTCAATACGGGTTCCGTTTCGATTTCATGGCAAAACGAAATGATGGAAACGGAATGCTTCCGCGAGTTGAACGTCTTTGGACCCGACGAGTGCCCAACGCCGGATCTGCTAATCAACGCCGTACCGGAACCGGATAAGGCTGGCTGCTTTCCCTTCAGGCGCAAG AAGAAGCAGCCCGCCCGAACGCAGCCCATACCCATTCCTGAGCACCTGCTTACCACTAGTCACAGCGTGTCATCTACGACGGTCGAGAGCTGA
- the LOC108601723 gene encoding lysyl oxidase homolog 2, translating to MELLTLSLLLLLLGLQPPPGSSQFNVENNFRNMQVRLATSPTTASSLHAGRVEVSFDYGETWGTICATTWTKREGNVVCRQLGLGYASMAAQSTEFGDSREHPWGMVGTRCRGMESKLAQCFREPSYPTVCNASNRNISTVACVSKSPDLEIGLVDIEVSAYLANVPMTQLACAMEENCVSADAYVIRRTNPAGIRKLLRFSVKASNVGNADISPYVNYKDWEWHQCHMHFHSMKVFATFDVYNHNYKKIAQGHKASFCLMDTECNVGVTKKYYCGNTTQGITAGCADVYSHVLDCQWVDVTTVPVNQTYILRVALNPEYMLGEMSFENNGAECKLHYTGDATSTRVSHCRRMPLWH from the exons ATGGAGTTGTTAACGCTGTCGCTtttactgctgttgctgggatTGCAGCCACCACCGGGCAGCAGTCAGTTTAATGTGGAGAATAACTTTCGCAACATGCAGGTGCGTCTGGCCACAAGCCCTACAACGGCCAGCAGTTTGCACGCCGGTCGTGTGGAAGTTAGCTTTGACTATGGCGAGACCTGGGGCACCATTTGTGCTACAACGTGGACGAAGCGGGAGGGTAATGTAGTTTGTCGACAGCTGGGGCTGGGCTACGCCTCGATGGCTGCTCAGAGCACAGAGTTTGGTGATAGCCGCGAGCACCCCTGGGGCATGGTAGGGACGCGTTGTCGCGGCATGGAATCAAAGCTGGCGCAATGCTTCCGCGAGCCGAGCTATCCCACTGTGTGCAATGCAAGCAATCGCAATATTAGCACTGTGGCTTGTGTCAGTAAATCGCCGGATTTGGAAATTGGTTTGGTGGACATTGAGGTAAGCGCATATTTGGCAAATGTGCCCATGACACAGCTCGCCTGCGCCATGGAGGAGAATTGTGTATCGGCGGATGCGTATGTTATACGGCGTACGAATCCAGCCGGGATACGCAAGCTGCTGCGCTTCTCTGTCAAGGCCTCGAATGTGGGCAATGCAGACATCAGTCCGTATGTCAATTACAAGGATTGGGAATGGCATCAGTGCCACATGCACTTTCACAGCATGAAAGTGTTTGCCACCTTCGACGTGTACAATCATAACTATAAAAAGATCGCCCAGGGCCACAAGGCTTCCTTCTGCCTGATGGACACCGAGTGCAATGTGGGCGTGACCAAAAAGTACTACTGCGGCAACACCACGCAGG gcATCACCGCAGGTTGCGCGGACGTTTACAGTCATGTGCTGGACTGCCAGTGGGTGGACGTAACTACGGTGCCTGTCAATCAAACGTACATACTGCGTGTGGCGCTCAATCCGGAATACATGCTAGGCGAAATGTCCTTTGAGAATAATGGCGCCGAATGCAAGTTGCACTACACGGGCGATGCGACCAGCACGCGCGTCTCGCACTGCAGGCGCATGCCCTTGTGGCATTAG